Within the Corynebacterium afermentans subsp. lipophilum genome, the region ATGCCTGCCTCCGCCACGATGAACAGCAGCAGCACCGCCACGATGATCGACAGGACAACTTTCCACGCAGTTTTCATGCGGCCAGTTTACGAAGCAGGAGCGACTGCCAGCCAATCCACAGTGACAAAGTTGTCGGCCAGGCGGCGCCGCTGCGGGTGCACGGGCCAGTCCCGGGCGAGGTCTTCGAGGGCGTGGCGCCACCGCACCCGGGGGCCGTGCGGGTCCCAGCCGCTGGCGCGTTCCCAGGCGGCGTCGGCGTCGGCAAGAAACTGGTGGATCGGCTCGCCCGGCACGTTGCGGTGGATCAGCGCCTTGGGCAACCGCTCCGCCACCTCCGAGGGGTTGGAGGTGTGGAAGGGGCTCCAGGACAGGGTGAGGGTGCGGGGACCGGAGGCGTCGAGAAGCAGCCAGGCGCAACGCCTCCCCAGCTCGTCGCAGGTGCCCTCGATGAACAGGCCGCCGGGGGCAAGCTTCGAGCACATCGTACGCCACACGTCCGGGACCTGGTCCACGTCGTATTGCCGCAGCACGTTGAACGCGCGAACGAGGTGGGGGCGGTAGCCGGCGAGTTCGAAGCCGCCGAGTTCGAAGCGCACGCCGTCGCGCGGCGGCAGTACGCGCTCGGGGTTGATTTCTAAGCCGACGACCTCGATGTCGGGGCGGATCTGGCGCAGCCACCCGGCCCACTCCACGGTGGTGGTGTGGGACGCGCCGTAGCCCACGTCCACCGCCAGTGGCGCGGCGGCGGAGCGCAACAGGGACTGGACCCGCGGGTTATAGCGGGTCCAGCGGTCTGACCTGCGTAAACGATTCACTCCGGTGGTGCCGCGGGTGATTACCCCGTAGGGCTTGCCGGCGGCACCCGGAGTGGCGCGCAGGTTGTGGTAGTGGGGAATTAGAGGTTCTCGCTAATCCACTGCTCGGTCAGCTTCGCCTCGTTTTCCACGATCTCCTCCAGCGCGTCGGCCACCTTCGGCTCCAGCGCGGCACCCATGAACGGGATGTTCACCTTCGCCTCGAGCTCGTAGTCCAGCTTGGTGTTATCGCCGTCGCGGGTCGCGGTGTACTCGGCGCCCAGGTCCACCGGGGTGCCCTTCACGTCGCCGGTCATGGTGTGCTTGGCGGTGTCGCCGTCCAGCTCGCCGACGGTAACCACGCGCTTGAGCTTCAGGTCCTGCGAGACCATGGCCTGGGCGGCTTCCGGGAGGATGGACTTGGGCAGGATCTCAAACAGAGTGGCGGTGTTGTCCGCGAACTCGTTGAGCTCGCCCGGCTCCGGGGAGAGCTTCTCAGCGATGAACTCCCAGTATTCGCGGGTGCTGTAGG harbors:
- a CDS encoding class I SAM-dependent methyltransferase, with protein sequence MPHYHNLRATPGAAGKPYGVITRGTTGVNRLRRSDRWTRYNPRVQSLLRSAAAPLAVDVGYGASHTTTVEWAGWLRQIRPDIEVVGLEINPERVLPPRDGVRFELGGFELAGYRPHLVRAFNVLRQYDVDQVPDVWRTMCSKLAPGGLFIEGTCDELGRRCAWLLLDASGPRTLTLSWSPFHTSNPSEVAERLPKALIHRNVPGEPIHQFLADADAAWERASGWDPHGPRVRWRHALEDLARDWPVHPQRRRLADNFVTVDWLAVAPAS
- a CDS encoding DUF2505 domain-containing protein produces the protein MTARSEITVTINQPIEKVAQAYSTREYWEFIAEKLSPEPGELNEFADNTATLFEILPKSILPEAAQAMVSQDLKLKRVVTVGELDGDTAKHTMTGDVKGTPVDLGAEYTATRDGDNTKLDYELEAKVNIPFMGAALEPKVADALEEIVENEAKLTEQWISENL